A window of Dehalococcoidia bacterium contains these coding sequences:
- a CDS encoding ribulose-phosphate 3-epimerase, producing MMNRINRIVPAILTVSPAALVSMLRQAECFADWVQIDIMDGLFVPPVSITSQDIAGAGVKIGWEAHLMVKDPEKYIGDFHLAGAKRIVVHYEAVKEAASDVIEHITSLGMSASLAVNPETPLEVLRDNLVSRLESVLFLAVHPGYYGAKFIPEVLDKIHQFRHLCPDISIGIDGGIKAGNITRVAQSGVNEICVGSAIFSQPDPAASFRELTALARIGWRKQTGA from the coding sequence ATGATGAACAGGATTAACCGGATTGTTCCTGCCATACTGACCGTGAGTCCTGCCGCTCTGGTATCCATGCTGCGTCAAGCGGAGTGTTTCGCCGATTGGGTGCAGATAGACATCATGGACGGGCTTTTCGTGCCTCCAGTAAGTATAACCAGCCAGGATATTGCTGGAGCCGGAGTAAAGATTGGCTGGGAAGCGCACCTGATGGTGAAGGACCCGGAAAAGTATATCGGAGACTTCCATCTGGCCGGGGCGAAAAGGATAGTCGTGCATTATGAAGCTGTAAAAGAAGCTGCCTCCGATGTCATCGAGCATATAACCAGCCTGGGAATGAGTGCGAGTCTAGCCGTCAACCCAGAAACACCGCTGGAGGTACTGAGGGATAATCTGGTCAGCCGTCTTGAAAGCGTGCTATTTTTGGCGGTTCATCCGGGATATTACGGCGCTAAATTTATCCCTGAGGTCTTGGATAAAATTCACCAGTTTCGCCATCTTTGCCCCGATATTAGCATAGGCATCGACGGCGGCATTAAAGCTGGTAACATAACCCGGGTGGCTCAGTCCGGCGTGAATGAAATATGCGTCGGGAGTGCGATATTCTCGCAACCAGACCCTGCCGCCAGCTTCAGAGAGCTTACCGCTCTGGCCCGGATTGGTTGGAGGAAGCAGACAGGCGCCTAG
- a CDS encoding LysR family transcriptional regulator produces the protein MNLDYLKTYLELIKLGSFSAVAKKLSISQPAVSFQIQKLEHDLGVRLINRNQKKITLTDAGRRLLEFATAVDGEEASLLKDLGHLRDEVGGELLIAASTTPGEYILPVFVSEFLTQHPAVKARVAIEDSTAVISGVKDGVYEVGFCGSIPPKGQGFESFKMAEDEIVLIVFPEHPFANRKQVAFAELEEEALIFRESTSGTQKSMEGLMNRAGLNINRLKPRLTLGSSQAIISAVEAHAGIAFVSNLAIKKNLELGNVREVTLNEIKLKRDFHCIFYTERLATRLIQEFIDFIRGKI, from the coding sequence GTGAACCTGGATTATTTAAAGACATATCTTGAACTGATAAAACTGGGGAGTTTTTCAGCCGTTGCCAAAAAACTTTCCATAAGCCAGCCTGCAGTATCCTTCCAGATACAGAAACTGGAACACGATCTCGGCGTGCGGCTGATAAATCGCAATCAGAAGAAAATTACGCTTACCGATGCCGGCCGCAGGCTCCTCGAATTCGCTACGGCAGTCGATGGAGAAGAAGCTAGCCTGCTGAAAGACCTGGGGCACCTGCGTGATGAAGTCGGAGGGGAACTGCTCATTGCCGCCAGCACAACTCCGGGCGAATATATACTGCCGGTGTTCGTGAGCGAATTCCTCACCCAGCATCCGGCGGTGAAAGCCCGTGTAGCTATCGAGGATTCGACAGCGGTGATTTCAGGAGTAAAAGACGGAGTCTACGAAGTGGGTTTCTGCGGCTCAATACCACCAAAGGGACAAGGCTTTGAATCGTTCAAAATGGCAGAAGACGAGATTGTTCTCATCGTTTTCCCTGAACATCCTTTTGCCAATCGCAAACAGGTGGCCTTCGCTGAACTGGAAGAGGAAGCGCTCATTTTCCGCGAATCTACATCGGGAACGCAAAAGAGCATGGAAGGCCTTATGAATAGGGCTGGCCTGAATATCAACCGCTTGAAACCACGGCTTACACTCGGCAGCAGCCAGGCAATAATCTCCGCAGTAGAAGCACATGCAGGGATTGCCTTCGTGTCCAATCTCGCGATTAAAAAGAACCTTGAACTTGGGAACGTGCGAGAGGTCACTTTGAATGAGATTAAGCTCAAGCGGGATTTCCATTGTATTTTCTACACCGAAAGACTGGCGACCAGATTAATACAAGAATTCATCGATTTTATACGAGGGAAAATATAA
- the tkt gene encoding transketolase — MAQNFEELCLNTIRFLAVDAIEKGTSGHPGAPMGMAPMAYTLWQRFLKHNPTNPDWTDRDRFILSAGHASMLLYAMLYLTGYDLSLDDIKMFRQWGSRTPGHPEHGITAGVEATTGPLGQGFANGVGMAIAERHLAARYNKPGFNIVDHYTYAICSDGDLMEGVASEAASLAGTLKLGKLIYLYDDNNISIEGNTDITFKEDVGQRFRAYGWQVIGPIDGMSIEAVDTAIKQARADIEHPSLIICNTTIGYGSPNKAGTGHAHGEPLGKEETLLTKQKLGWTYTEPFTVPEDVLKHFRSAVEKGIERESDWNRLLKSYAETYPEEARRFSIDIKGELPQGWDSGLDKLFDSSMKPLATREASGLVINALAARVPALLGGSADLAPSTKTLIKNGGDFAADTYTGRNMHFGIREHAMGAIANGMALHDGVIPYTATFLIFYDYMRPSVRLAALMGVRSVFLFTHDSIGLGEDGPTHQPVEHLLGLRSVPNLTTIRPADAAETIEAWKLALEKKTGPTALIFTRQALPILDHKEMSSALGVRRGGYTLWQASNKPELILIGTGSEVHIALEAARMLKEKGISSRVVSLPSWEIFEAQSEEYRRSVIPPQVKARISIEAGTTIGWCRYTGDKGVAVGIDHYGASAPGKVLYEKFGITAQRVVAEAMRLLDAG; from the coding sequence ATGGCACAAAACTTCGAGGAACTCTGTCTCAACACCATCCGCTTCCTGGCGGTGGATGCCATCGAAAAAGGCACCTCCGGCCACCCCGGGGCCCCCATGGGAATGGCACCCATGGCTTATACCCTCTGGCAGCGCTTCCTCAAACACAACCCCACAAACCCCGATTGGACTGACCGCGACCGTTTTATTCTATCCGCCGGGCATGCTTCCATGCTTCTTTATGCCATGCTCTACCTCACCGGTTACGACCTGTCCCTCGATGATATCAAGATGTTCCGCCAGTGGGGCAGCCGGACGCCGGGACATCCTGAACATGGGATTACCGCCGGGGTCGAAGCTACGACCGGACCACTGGGACAGGGTTTCGCCAATGGCGTCGGCATGGCCATTGCCGAACGGCATCTGGCAGCCCGCTATAACAAGCCTGGTTTCAACATTGTCGACCATTATACCTATGCCATCTGCTCCGACGGAGACCTTATGGAGGGCGTGGCTTCCGAAGCCGCTTCGCTAGCTGGCACTCTCAAACTCGGCAAACTGATTTACCTTTATGACGACAATAACATATCCATTGAAGGCAATACCGACATCACCTTTAAAGAGGACGTCGGCCAGCGCTTCCGGGCTTACGGCTGGCAGGTTATCGGTCCCATTGATGGCATGAGTATAGAGGCTGTTGATACTGCCATAAAACAAGCCCGGGCGGACATCGAACATCCCAGCCTCATCATTTGCAACACGACCATCGGTTACGGTTCCCCTAACAAAGCGGGTACCGGCCATGCCCACGGAGAGCCTTTGGGTAAAGAAGAAACGCTTCTGACTAAACAGAAACTGGGATGGACCTATACCGAGCCCTTCACAGTGCCCGAAGATGTCCTGAAGCATTTTCGCTCAGCCGTGGAGAAGGGCATCGAGCGTGAATCCGATTGGAACCGCCTGCTCAAGTCGTACGCCGAAACTTATCCTGAAGAAGCCCGACGGTTCAGCATCGATATCAAAGGGGAATTGCCGCAGGGTTGGGACAGCGGCCTGGATAAACTGTTCGACAGCTCAATGAAGCCACTGGCGACGCGCGAGGCTTCCGGGCTGGTCATCAATGCCCTCGCGGCCAGAGTTCCGGCGCTTTTGGGCGGTTCCGCTGACCTGGCCCCCTCCACCAAAACGCTCATTAAAAACGGCGGTGATTTTGCGGCGGACACTTACACCGGGCGCAATATGCATTTCGGCATACGTGAACACGCCATGGGAGCTATCGCCAATGGCATGGCCCTGCACGACGGCGTCATTCCATATACGGCCACCTTCCTCATATTTTACGATTATATGCGCCCGTCCGTAAGGCTGGCGGCGCTCATGGGAGTCAGATCTGTTTTTCTTTTCACACATGACTCAATCGGCCTGGGTGAAGACGGTCCCACACACCAACCAGTGGAACATCTCCTGGGACTGCGTTCCGTACCTAACCTGACCACTATCCGCCCGGCGGACGCGGCGGAGACGATTGAAGCATGGAAGCTGGCACTCGAAAAGAAGACCGGCCCTACCGCGTTGATTTTTACCAGGCAGGCGCTCCCTATACTCGACCACAAGGAGATGTCCTCTGCTTTGGGGGTGAGAAGGGGCGGTTACACACTCTGGCAGGCTTCCAATAAGCCCGAATTAATCCTGATCGGTACCGGCTCCGAAGTACACATCGCGCTGGAAGCCGCCAGAATGCTCAAGGAAAAGGGTATATCCAGCAGGGTGGTGTCATTGCCATCGTGGGAGATTTTTGAGGCTCAGAGCGAAGAGTACCGCCGCTCTGTCATTCCACCGCAGGTAAAAGCTAGAATCTCCATTGAAGCCGGCACTACTATCGGCTGGTGCCGTTACACTGGTGATAAGGGTGTGGCTGTCGGCATAGACCACTACGGCGCCTCAGCGCCTGGCAAGGTGTTATACGAGAAGTTCGGCATAACGGCACAGAGGGTCGTGGCCGAAGCCATGCGACTTCTCGATGCAGGCTAG